The Impatiens glandulifera chromosome 8, dImpGla2.1, whole genome shotgun sequence genome includes a window with the following:
- the LOC124913343 gene encoding COP1-interactive protein 1-like — protein MKNNEKGDVSVLIKKIEEIESNSRSKIETLMAHSNCRQLNMNKMTSNCIEASSLVNNPNIQSNSNTNTNTNESMILELAALRTENNHLHNIISEMKKENRKTVSHQNNIIKKLSDENKEVKQLAEKKMNETVGELRKNLEDQIQKMSRRIKVEEQIYIENKEVYMKIRDKYKTDMIIIDDMMKELNRVGSKFEEFSDDIMKMVSTFSCWAVFAKEWARKKGMEEKDWEEEIMELRKKVKEMEKVVNEKEEEMALIGEEKKEAIRQLCVWIDYHRNTRRGYLKEIVSRNRRNFMILRIRKSSSMM, from the coding sequence atgaagaacaatGAGAAAGGAGATGTTTCAGTTCTTATAAAAAAGATTGAAGAGATAGAGAGCAATTCAAGATCCAAAATTGAAACTTTAATGGCACATTCTAACTGTCGTCAACTCAATATGAACAAAATGACTTCAAACTGTATCGAAGCTTCAAGCCTAGTAAACAACCCAAACATCCAATCCAACTCCAACACCAACACCAACACCAACGAGAGTATGATACTAGAACTGGCTGCATTAAGAACAGAGAACAATCATCTACACAATATAATATCCGAAATGAAGAAAGAGAATAGGAAAACAGTGAGTCATCAAAACAACATCATAAAAAAGTTAAGCGACGAGAACAAGGAAGTGAAACAACTAgcggagaagaagatgaacgagACAGTTGGAGAGTTACGTAAGAATTTAGAAGATCAAATCCAAAAGATGAGTAGGAGAATAAAGGTAGAAGAACAAATTTATATTGAGAACAAGGAAGTCTACATGAAAATAAGAGACAAGTACAAGACTGATATGATAATTATTGATGACATGATGAAGGAACTCAACAGAGTAGGATCTAAGTTCGAAGAATTCAGCGATGATATTATGAAGATGGTTTCGACGTTTTCTTGTTGGGCTGTGTTTGCGAAGGAATGGGCTAGGAAGAAAGGAATGGAGGAGAAGGATTGGGAAGAAGAGATAATGGAATTAAGGAAGAAGGTGAAGGAAATGGAGAAGGTTGTGAATGAGAAGGAAGAAGAGATGGCTCTGATTGgggaggagaagaaggaggcTATTAGGCAATTATGTGTTTGGATTGATTATCATCGAAACACTAGGAGGGGTTACTTGAAGGAAATTGTCTCAAGAAATCGTCGAAACTTCATGATTTTGCGAATTAGGAAGAGCTCAAGTATGATGTAG
- the LOC124913344 gene encoding uncharacterized protein LOC124913344 — MFEKWERSNLLSLMIIKKSIPEIFWGTISDDITKAEEFLIEIEKRFTKSDKAEMSTFLKSLITMRYLGKGNIREYILNMSNVASKLRALKLDLSEDMLVLLVLLSLPAQYDQFKVSYNCQNEKWTLDELISRCVEEE, encoded by the coding sequence ATGTTTGAGAAGTGGGAAAGGTCTAATCTTTTAAGTCTGATGATCATAAAGAAAAGCATTCCAGAAATATTTTGGGGTACGATATCTGATGATATCACTAAGGCTGAAGAATTTCTCATTGAGATAGAAAAACGCTTTACTAAAAGCGATAAGGCGGAAATGAGTACTTTTCTTAAGTCACTCATTACCATGAGGTATCTTGGGAAGGGGAACATAAGGGAGTACATCCTTAATATGTCCAATGTCGCTTCAAAACTAAGAGCACTCAAGTTAGACCTTTCAGAGGACATGTTAGTCCTATTGGTTCTGCTCTCACTTCCTGCTCAATACGATCAGTTCAAAGTTAGTTATAACTGTCAAAATGAGAAATGGACTCTTGATGAACTCATTTCTCGCTGTGTTGAAGAGGAATAA